The genomic stretch AAAAGCTATTGAATTAGCTGAACAAGCGGATGCAAAGGGAATTCAGGTACAAATTGCAGGACGTCTCAATGGAAACGAAATTGCCCGCGTTGAATGGATTAGAGAAGGTAGGGTTCCCCTACAGACCATTCGAGTGAAAATTGATTATTGTTCCTATCCAGTTCGAACTATCTATGGAGTATTAGggataaaaatttggatatttttggaTGAAGAGTAATGGCTCCTTTTCTTGCGATTCTATTCATGGATACTTATCCATGGACAGggcaaaaaactcaatttagttTAGGTCTTTTTCCGTTTAGTCAAAACGGatcaattatatatgtttgaataacAATTCGATTTACCACTTTGATATGATAGAATTGCTATGCTTAGTGTGTGACTCGTTGGgactaaaagaaagaattggacCCTAcctaatataaatataaattaataaccaGCTCATTGCTTCGTATTCTCAAGATCCAAGGAATCGGTCattatatgagataataatcaTATATTTGTAGCAACTGAAATCCTTTTTcaataaagtaaaaatgaatcttgATTGATTGTGTAAGTTGTGAAACCAAAATAGAGGGATGCGGATGAATGGaaggatgagagaaagagagaaggggaaaagaaatgatatattaTTCCAATATGTATGGTCTATGAATCATCTTAGAAAGGGCAATGTGATAAGGCATCATATACTATATATAATTCAATTCATCTATAATTGAGatagatttcaaaaataaagagcATTGAGTCGATAGAGACTGAGGAGATTGACTCAGGGACAGATTAAATTAGAAGCTCCATTGCAGAATTCAGACCTCGACATTAATGGAGGAGAAGCTATGGGAACGACGGAACCTGTGACTGCGGAGGATTCGATTGAAAACGAATCCTAATGATTCACTGGACGGGATGGCGGAACGCGCCGGGAACGAACTGATTTCTTCGAAGAGGTTATGGAGCGACCCTACGAATAAAgcagataaatataaaagagtaAATATTCGCCCGCGAAATTTCATCCATTAAATAATCctaatattatttattgtttatttatcgTTTCATTCGCGAGGAGCTGGATGAGAAGAAACTCTCATGTCCGGTTCTGTAGTAGAGATGGAATTGAGACACTACCATCAACTATAACCCCAAAAGAACCAGGTTTCGTAAACAACATAGAGGAAGAATGAAAGGAGTATCTTATCGGGGCAATCGTATTTGTTTCGGTAAATATGCGCTTCAGGCACTTGAACCCGCTTGGATCACATCTAGACAAATAGAAGCAGGGCGCCGCGCAATGACACGATATGCCCGTCGTGGCGGAAAAATATGGGTACGTATATTCCCCGACAAACCCGTTACACTAAGACCCGCGGAAACACGTATGGGTTCGGGGAAGGGATCTCCTGAATATTGGGTATCCGTCGTTAAACCGGATCGAATACTTTATGAAATGGGCGGAGTATCAGAAACCGTAGCCAGAGCCGCTATGGAAATAGCGGCGCGCAAAATGCCTATACGAACAAAATTCGTTATTGCGGAATAGGGATATCGGACCAAAGGGatatttatgaatgatgaaaaatataatctatAATCGCTGGTTTACTTATTTCTggacagaaaattttcttttccccctcgCCTCTTGCATTGaaagaactcaaataaaagaaagatgattcaACCTCAGACCTTTTTGAATGTAGCGGACAACAGCGGAGCTCGAAAATTGATGTGTATTCGAATCATAGGAGCTAGTAATTACCGATATGCTCATATCGGTGACGTTATTGTTGCTGTAATCAAAGAAGCAGTGCCAAATATGCCCCTGGAAAGATCAGAAGTAATCAGAGCTGTAATTGTACGTACATGTAAAGAACTCAAGCGCGACAACGGTATGATAATCCGGTATGATGACAATGCAGCAGTTGTCATTGATCAAGAAGGAAATCCAAAAGGCACCCGAGTTTTTGGTTCGATTGCTCGTGAATTGAGACAGTTAAATTTCACTAAGATAGTCTCATTAGCTCCCGAAGTATTATAAATAATGAACGCTAGTAGACGAGACAATGGGTAGTAGGGTCTTTGAAATGGATAAATTAGTAGATTATGTCTCAGGCATATacctttaatgaaaaaaaaaaagaaacatgttgattatatcaaagcaaaaaaaaatgatagttcgTCATGGGTAGAGACACTATTGCCGATATAATAACTTATATAAGAAATGCTGACATGGATAAAAAAGGAACAGTTCGAATACCATCCACTAATATTACCGAAACATTGTGAAAATACTTCTACGAGAGGGTTTTATCGAAAATGTTAGGAAGCACCGGGAAAACAACAAGGATTTCTTGGTTTTAACCCTACGACatagaagaaataggaaaagagcacatagaaatattttaaagcGTATCAGCAGACCAGGTCTGCGAATCTATTCCAACTCTCAACGAATTCCTAGGATTTCAGGCGGGATAGGGGTTGTAATTCTTTCTACTTCTAGGGGTATAATGACAGATCGAGAAGCTCGACTAGAAAGAATTGGAggagaaattttgttttatatatggtGAGGTGATCCATCTGGTATACGAATTTGATACGTAACTTCctatttatgaaaaagagagTAGAGGTGGGTTGTCTAATGTCACTCCTCCTACATTAGTTAATACTTCAAGGAGGTTACCtggaatgaaagaacaaaaattgatcCATGAAGGTTTAATTACTGAATCACTTCCCAATGGCATGTTCTGGGTTCGCTTAGATAACGAAGACCTGGTTCTAGGTTATGTTTCAGGGCGGATACGACGTAGTTTTATACGAATACTACCAGGAGATAGAGTAAAAATAGAAGTCAGCCGTTATGATTCAACAAGGGGACGTATAATTTATAGACTTCGCAATAAAGATTCAAACGATTaggtatttaaattttcatgggGATAAATTTTAAGGCTCAAACACTAACTTAAGGtgaattaaagaaaagagacttattttctttcaaagagtAGATTCGGAATTAAGgaacaacaaatatgaaaataagagctTCTGTTCGtaagatttgtgaaaaatgtcGACTGATCCGTAGGCGAGGACGAATTATAGTAATTTGTTCTAATCCGAAACATAAACAGAGACAgggataatatttataaaaaaaaagaacttcactttctaagagacctaatgtacaaataaataaagaatttgttttcacatgaaatggatatATCCGTATATCTCTGACTCATATTTATGAGATGGCAAATAGAATATGACAAAACCTATACCAAGAATTGGTTCACGTAGAAATAGCCGTATTAGTTCACGTAAGAGTGGGTGTAGAACACCAATAGGAGTTATTCATGTTCAAGCGAGTTTCAACAATACTATTGTTACTGTTACAGACCCACAAGGTCGGGTCGTTTCTTGGTCTTCTGCGGGTACCTGTGGATTCAAGGGCACAAGAAGGGGTACCCCATTTGCTGCTCAAACCGCAGCAGGAAATGCTATTCGTGCGGTAGTAGACCAGGGTATGCAACGAGCAGAAGTCATGATAAAGGGTCCCGGTCTCGGGAGAGATGCAGCATTACGAGCGATTCGTAGAAGTGGTATACTATTAAATTTTGTACGTGACGTAACCCCTATGCCGCATAATGGATGTAGACCGCCAAAAAAAGGCGCgtttagaaataaaaatggaaaagattccaatccaagagaaataaataattaaatgatctcatcaaataatattatattagtATGGTTCGGGAGGAAGTACCAGTATCCACTCGGACGCTACAGTGGAAGTGTGTTGAATCAAGAGCAGACAGCAAACGCCTTTATTATGGTCGTTTCGTTTTATCCCCACTTATGAAGGGTCAAGCCGATACAATCGGTATCGCGATGCGAAGGGCTTTACTTGGAGAACTAGAAGGAACATGTATTACGCGCGCAAAATCTGATAAGGTACCACATGAATATTCTACGATAGTAGGTATTGAAGAATCAGTCCAtgaaattttaatgaatttgaaaaaaattgtatttagaaGTGATCTGTACGGAACTCTCGACGCATCTATCTATGTCAGGGGCCCTAGACACGTAACTGCTCAAGATATCATCTCACCACCTTCTGTAGAAATAGTTGATACTACACAGCATATAGCTGTCCTAACGGAACCGGTTGATTTGTGcattgaattaaaaattgagaGGGGTCGTGGATATTGTACGAGAACCCCAAATAACTATCAAGACGGAAGCTATCCTATAGATGCTGTATCCATGCCTGTTCGAAATGCGAATCATAGTATTCATTCTTATGGGAATGGGAATGAGAAACAAGAgatactttttcttgaaatatggACGAATGGAAGTTTAACTCCTAAGGAAGCGCTTTATGAAGCTTCTCGTAATTTGATCgatttatttattccttttttacaTGCGGAGGAACAGGACATAAATAGAAATATGGAGGACAATCAAAAAAGGGCTAGTGTGCCCTTTTTTACCTTTGATGATGGATTGGAtaatatgaaaagagaaatcatattgAAACGTATTTTTATTGATCAATTAGAATTGCCTCCTAGGACTTATAACTGTCTCAAAAGGTCTAATATACATACATTGCTGGACCTTTTGagtaaaagtcaagaagatCTTATGAGAATTGAGCATTTTCGCGTAGAAGACGTAAAACAAATATTCGACATTCTACAGAAGGGTTTCACAATCGACTTGCTTAAAAATTCAACTCAGTTTGAATCccgttgaaatttttttttcatttcgaaTGAAAGCacgaaatgaaaaattataaatgaaagactatttattaactagaaaataatgaaataaatttctattattttcttatctttatcttatttcttattttttataactaAACTAACTATAAAATTATACTATAATTATTCTTcctatatattacaaattattattcaattcgaattgaataataatttgtaatatataatcaatatacacactaaaatatacacactaacgaaaaaagaagaaacaaaaacaaagtctgTTTTGAATCTTCAGCATAGTCTGTATTCGTGGATTCTTCAGAATAGATCTATaatcaaatgaaagagatgTATCTAGGAGGATAAACTTTGAAGTATGCCTAACTAGATACATACGTAATATCCCGCCTTACCTTAGTATTTCAAGatctattttaatttgaaaaagaccTAAAGTTAGAGACTTATCAATAGGTAATGTTGCTCCAATACCTAACCAAAGGGCTACTGCCGTACCAATCAAAAAGACTGTTGTAGCTACTGGGCGACGGAATGGATTTTGGAATTTATTAACATTTTCCAAAAAGGGTACTGTCAATAATCCCGCTGGTACCGAAACCATTAAAAGAACACCCAATAACTTATTGGGTACTGTACGGAGTATTTGAAATACGGGAAAGAAGTACCATTCGGGTAATATTTCCAAAGGAGTTGCAAATGGATCTGCCGGTTCACCAATCATTGATGGCTCTAGAACCGCTAGACCTACGTTACATGCAATAGTACCTAGAATTACTAcgggaaaaatatataaaagatcattAGGCCATGCCGGTTCCCCATAATAATTATGTCCCATCCCCTTAGCCAATTTTGCTCTTAATACAGGATCATTCAAGTCGGGTTTCTTTGTTATTGGGATAGGTGAATTCTTATGGATCCATCCCCCGAAAGAACCGGACATGATGATTTTTCATCATCCAGCTCGAGCAATAATCAAAGGAATGAAATGGATTCATATAAAATCCATATGCCATCCAGGAAACTATGTTCGTACAAATAAATGCTCAATACCCAAGTAGGCTTACATCGATCATGATCAAATGCTTTTTGGATTGTCTCATACCTTGTAATTGATGCACAATATTGTTTTTTAGAGTCTTCTTACGTACAAAGGATTTACTTGTTACTAATAAAGTCTAGCCTCGATTCTTCCTTAGATCCCGTGTTTCACTCCGATAGTATCATAGATCGGGGTCGATGCAGGGGAAATGAATGCATTCCCTACTATAAGTTAAATAAATGGAAGTGGAATAGATAGAACATAATCTGGATCATGCCACATCACTTATTCTACTAGATCTTACGAAGCCTATTCATGCATGACATGATTCGGGTCTGATCATAGAAAAGATTCTCCTCAAAGGAACCAGCCTATCCTCTTGCTCCGCAGGGGGGGCGGCGGTTGGAACAGAGACACATTTGTTTATGAATTCCAATGTGGCAGATAATATATCTGCATGGACCAATCAATAGTTCAAGTCACACACTCCCATAATCCATCCTCTCCTCCGAGAATCCACTTCAACTGTTcgtatcaaataaaaaatacttcgTGGTTGAAGGGAAATATCCAAATAACATGTcttattcttttcaataatcCATATTTATAGCAATGAAATacaaatactattttttttgttcctacccaaacaatatattatatgatcTATTACAAATACCTATGCTCTGTCTTCTCTATAAAGGACCTGAAATACCTTGCTTACGTATCATTGAAAAGTGCATTAACATAAATACGGCGGTAAGAAGAGGTAATACAAAAGTGTGTAAACTATAAAAGCGGGTCAAAGTGGATTGACCCACGCTAGCACTTCCGCGTAATAACTCTACCAAGGGCGATCCCACTATAGGGATAGCCTCAGGTACACCAGTTACAATTTTGACTGCCCAATACCCAATTTGGTCCCAAGGTAAAGAATAACCAGTTACCCCAAAGGATGCAGTCAACACAGCCAGAACTACACCCGTAACCCAAGTCAATTCACGTGGTTTCTTAAAACCACCTGTGAGATAAACACGAAATACGTGCAGGATCATCATTAGAACCATCATACTTGCTGACCATCGATGAACTGATCGGATTAACCAACCGAAGTTGGCTTCAGTCATTATGTATTGAACAGAGGCAAAAGCTTCTGTGACGGTCGGGCGATAGTAAAAAGTCATAGCAAAACCCGTAGCTACTTGTACTAAAAAGCAAGTAAGTGTGATCCCTCCTAGACAATGAAATATATTGACATGAGGAGGAACATATTTACTAGTTATATCATCTGCAATCGCTTGAATCTCGAGACGCTCCTCGAACCAATCATATACTTTATTGAGATAGGTGAACCGAAGGCGAAGGGACTCCCCCTCTAAGAACCGTATATGAGAATTTCGTCTCGTACGGCTCAAGCGAAAACACCCCAATACTGGTTCTGGTTGCAACgtgcaatagaaaagaaagatttgaaaccTTTTAGAGACTTCACTTGATTCAATCTTTCCAGATAAAATGAGGGAACCAAAACTCTAAATCTCTTCTTTGTGATGATAGCGCCAAAATATCAAGTTGGCTCATCCTATGTTGATTGTTACAGGCCTTTTGAATGTTCTCTTaccctattttatttttgtttatacgTAATACATACGAATTTACTATTGATAGGAATTATCTTGTTGAGACCCTATGAATCAATTGAAACCTCAGATTCCTACTAGAACCACGATGattcaacaaagaacaaaacagaACCAAAGAGTTCTCTGAGTAGGAACCCTTTCGTTTGATCATCACTTCACTTATTCAATGAACAGATATAATAACTAAGAATCCATAGAAATATTTGTCCTGTCCCTCGCTCAGCTCAAACTAAGCATGATTCTGAAGGAAAAAGGTGGTTCGATTTCTGAAACGCCTCATTGaaaagttaattgaaaaaaataatagtagtTGGAGGCCGGTCACGAGGTATGAATAGTAGGTATGAATCATAGTTTAAATAGTTCTTAATCTATTCCATATAGTCCGTGCTCCAGATACTAGACTGACTATCTGACGGGCTAGAACCATCTCTCTCGATGAGATGACAGACTTATTCTCTGTACTATCAATAGGTATAACAAGTCACACACTCATATTCCGGAAATACCGAAACAAAAGAATTCCGCGGTCGAACTACCAAACAGAATGAGATGACCTAGAAATCCGAATCCtaagtgattcttttttttattgaaagttaGGACTTATCCGTTCTTCTGGACCTAACTTAATGAAATACCATCCAGTAAAACGGAAGAATTATAAATCTCCAAAATAATAGATAGGAATACTGCAAATAGAGCCATTGCGACACCCATAAGGGGTGTAGTTCCCCATCCAGGGGCTACTTTACCATATTCCGAATTCAATGGTTTTAATAAATCGCCTACAATAGTCCGTCTTGGCCCAGATCTGGAACTACCCTCAATGGTTTGTGTAGCCATAAATCCTATTCCGTGCATTGTTTGAGATCTGTTGACTTTGTATACGATTCCGTTGTAAATAAACTATCTTATCGTAGATCCATCGTGGTCTTGAAATCACTTAATAATGGAAACTGCAACTCTAGTCGCCATCTTCATATCTGGTTTACTTGTAAGCTTTACGGGGTATGCCTTATATACCGCCTTTGGGCAACCCTCTCAACAACT from Nymphaea colorata isolate Beijing-Zhang1983 unplaced genomic scaffold, ASM883128v2 scaffold0090, whole genome shotgun sequence encodes the following:
- the LOC126409326 gene encoding DNA-directed RNA polymerase subunit alpha-like, coding for MVREEVPVSTRTLQWKCVESRADSKRLYYGRFVLSPLMKGQADTIGIAMRRALLGELEGTCITRAKSDKVPHEYSTIVGIEESVHEILMNLKKIVFRSDLYGTLDASIYVRGPRHVTAQDIISPPSVEIVDTTQHIAVLTEPVDLCIELKIERGRGYCTRTPNNYQDGSYPIDAVSMPVRNANHSIHSYGNGNEKQEILFLEIWTNGSLTPKEALYEASRNLIDLFIPFLHAEEQDINRNMEDNQKRASVPFFTFDDGLDNMKREIILKRIFIDQLELPPRTYNCLKRSNIHTLLDLLSKSQEDLMRIEHFRVEDVKQIFDILQKGFTIDLLKNSTQFESR
- the LOC126409321 gene encoding cytochrome b6-f complex subunit 4; protein product: MSGSFGGWIHKNSPIPITKKPDLNDPVLRAKLAKGMGHNYYGEPAWPNDLLYIFPVVILGTIACNVGLAVLEPSMIGEPADPFATPLEILPEWYFFPVFQILRTVPNKLLGVLLMVSVPAGLLTVPFLENVNKFQNPFRRPVATTVFLIGTAVALWLGIGATLPIDKSLTLGLFQIKIDLEILR
- the LOC126409319 gene encoding cytochrome b6-like translates to MIPNEQSFGSLILSGKIESSEVSKRFQIFLFYCTLQPEPVLGCFRLSRTRRNSHIRFLEGESLRLRFTYLNKVYDWFEERLEIQAIADDITSKYVPPHVNIFHCLGGITLTCFLVQVATGFAMTFYYRPTVTEAFASVQYIMTEANFGWLIRSVHRWSASMMVLMMILHVFRVYLTGGFKKPRELTWVTGVVLAVLTASFGVTGYSLPWDQIGYWAVKIVTGVPEAIPIVGSPLVELLRGSASVGQSTLTRFYSLHTFVLPLLTAVFMLMHFSMIRKQGISGPL